In one window of Lolium perenne isolate Kyuss_39 unplaced genomic scaffold, Kyuss_2.0 unplaced104, whole genome shotgun sequence DNA:
- the LOC127314990 gene encoding protein FAR1-RELATED SEQUENCE 5-like — MEFWFPGIDLNKPVQDEGYDQGNAQDNTGQVMQEEIQHEHEATGQGEQATGNSGMDAGASVESVDADTGNTMSTDDSGEEDEVQSTPSLTPVEKPYPNMLFASWEEAKMCYNRYAKHVGFSIKSSTSRKSTVDKQTDKYLFVCNKSGKNVDINKQEVPPVRQRNRTITKKTDCKARLRVKRRGDKWRVTMSIEEHNHACIKKFSLKRFLRSHKGIPKEEREFVKLLHKVNLSAGRVMTIMAELYGKLGNVPYERKDVSNYMASIDTAARKNNDMSKLLAQFEEVKVHDPEFFKKIDLDHDDRVRRIFWVDGPARAAYKKYNDCLSFDATYMTNCYSMPFAPFIGINRYGQSIQLGCGFLRNEQIEDYVWLFEAFLEAMDGVQPINIITDQDASMRSAILSVFPDCCHRNCRWHIMQNAQGVLGNDMAKNEPLRLEFNATIDYSMTVEEFETRWAEMILKHNVADNTHLQDIYDMRASFVPAYFKDRFFPFLQTTARSEGFNAVLKRYVTPHHSLSHFFEQYMKLQEKIDVAEDSNEFKEEDKIFRFWGEWPLEEHAFHVYTMPIYLRFRAELRKVTSYNATHVAGQIFYVVPVAGSVFGYGKRTYRVEANSEEGIYICECSKINRDGLLCCHALRVMAQLAESEKATALAEKYMRELGKELAAMKISAAAKRKDKKQPSKNDGVTPETEIGGDGGQGSSTQYEHVRDPILTTTKGRPEEKRKKSGLHLKASKPQKCRGCGSAQHSTSECPSKITPAPEQKEFDFFRDMV, encoded by the exons ATGGAGTTTTGGTTTCCTGGAATTGACCTAAACAAGCCAGTACAAGATGAGGGATATGATCAGGGTAATGCACAAGATAATACAGGGCAAGTTATGCAGGAAGAAATCCAACATGAACATGAAGCTACAGGGCAAGGGGAGCAAGCAACAGGCAATTCTGGAATGGATGCAGGGGCATCTGTAGAGTCTGTAGATGCTGACACAGGGAATACAATGTCAACTGATGATTCTGGCGAAGAGGATGAAGTCCAGTCTACACCAAGTCTAACTCCAGTAGAGAAGCCGTACCCAAATATGTTGTTTGCTTCATGGGAAGAAGCAAAAATGTGCTACAACAGATATGCTAAGCATGTTGGATTCTCAATCAAGTCTAGTACCTCAAGGAAATCTACTGTTGACAAGCAGACAGACAAATACCTCTTTGTATGCAACAAGAGTGGGAAAAACGTCGACATTAACAAGCAGGAAGTTCCACCAGTCCGACAGCGGAACCGTACAATTACTAAGAAGACTGACTGTAAAGCACGTCTTCGAGTTAAGAGAAGGGGTGACAAATGGCGCGTTACAATGTCCATTGAGGAACACAATCATGCATGTATTAAAAAGTTTTCGCTGAAAAGGTTCTTAAGGTCACATAAAGGAattcctaaggaagaaagggAATTTGTGAAGCTACTGCACAAGGTTAATCTGTCCGCTGGTCGGGTGATGACCATAATGGCAGAATTGTATGGGAAGCTTGGAAATGTACCTTATGAACGCAAAGATGTCAGTAACTACATGGCATCCATTGATACTGCAGCACGGAAGAACAATGACATGTCGAAGCTGCTGGCACAATTTGAGGAAGTAAAGGTACATGATCCAGAATTCTTCAAGAAAATCGATCTTGACCATGATGACAGGGTTAGAAGGATATTCTGGGTTGATGGGCCAGCTCGAGCAGCATACAAGAAATACAATGATTGCTTGTCGTTTGACGCAACTTACATGACAAACTGCTATAGCATGCCATTTGCACCATTCATTGGAATAAATAGATATGGTCAATCTATTCAGCTAGGATGTGGTTTCCTACGCAACGAGCAGATAGAAGATTATGTTTGGCTATTTGAGGCTTTTCTTGAAGCTATGGATGGAGTCCAACCAATCAATATTATCACTGATCAGGATGCATCAATGAGAAGTGCCATCTTGAGTGTATTTCCTGATTGTTGTCACCGGAATTGTCGATGGCACATTATGCAGAATGCCCAAGGTGTGTTGGGTAATGACATGGCTAAAAATGAACCCCTAAGGCTGGAGTTTAATGCTACCATTGACTACAGCATGACAGTTGAGGAGTTTGAAACTAGGTGGGCAGAGATGATTTTGAAGCACAATGTTGCAGACAACACACACTTGCAGGATATTTATGACATGAGAGCTTCTTTTGTCCCTGCATACTTTAAGGACAGATTCTTCCCATTCCTACAAACTACAGCACGCAGCGAGGGTTTTAATGCGGTGCTAAAAAGATACGTCACTCCACACCACAGCCTCTCCCATTTCTTTGAACAATACATGAAGCTGCAGGAGAAAATTGATGTGGCAGAAGATTCAAATGAATTCAAGGAGGAAGACAAGATCTTCAGATTTTGGGGAGAGTGGCCTCTGGAAGAGCATGCTTTCCATGTGTACACAATGCCTATATACTTGCGTTTCCGGGCTGAGCTTCGGAAAGTTACATCCTATAATGCAACCCATGTGGCTGGGCAGATTTTTTATGTAGTTCCAGTTGCTGGATCTGTTTTTGGGTATGGCAAAAGGACCTACAGAGTGGAAGCTAATTCAGAGGAAGGCATCTACATTTGCGAGTGTTCTAAAATAAACAGGGATGGCTTATTGTGCTGCCATGCATTGAGGGTAATGGCGCAGTTAG CTGAATCAGAGAAAGCTACAGCTTTAGCAGAAAAGTACATGCGTGAGTTGGGTAAAGAATTAGCCGCAATGAAGATTAGTGCTGCAGCCAAGAGGAAAGATAAAAAACAACCAAGCAAAAATGATGGAGTGACACCCGAGACTGAaattggtggtgatggtggtcaaGGTAGCAGTACCCAGTACGAGCATGTGAGGGACCCTATACTTACTACAACTAAAGGCCGTCCtgaagagaagaggaaaaagtcAGGGCTGCATTTGAAGGCTTCAAAACCGCAGAAATGCAGAGGTTGTGGTTCTGCACAACACTCTACATCAGAATGCCCATCAAAGATCACTCCTGCTCCAGAACAGAAAGAGTTCGATTTCTTCCGCGATATGGTTTAG